The Pseudomonas asiatica genome has a segment encoding these proteins:
- the xerC gene encoding tyrosine recombinase XerC has protein sequence MERQLEAYCAHLRNERQVSEHTLLGYRRDLDKVVAYCKEHGIAGWQALQIQQLRQLIARQHHHGQSSRSLARLLSAVRGLYRYLNREGLCQHDPASGLSAPKGERRLPKVLDTDRALQLLDGGVDDDFIARRDQAILELFYSSGLRLSELTNLDLDHLDLAAGLVQVLGKGGKARVLPVGRKAREALQAWYRLRGIGNPRDRAVFITRQGNRISPRAVQQRVKAAGERELGQHLHPHMLRHSFASHVLESSQDLRAVQEMLGHADIGTTQIYTHLDFQHLAAVYDSAHPRAKRSKGTDS, from the coding sequence ATGGAACGCCAGCTGGAGGCTTATTGCGCACACCTGCGCAACGAGCGCCAGGTGTCCGAGCACACCCTGCTGGGCTACCGTCGCGACCTGGACAAGGTGGTCGCCTACTGCAAGGAGCACGGCATTGCCGGTTGGCAGGCGCTGCAGATCCAGCAACTGCGCCAGCTGATCGCCCGCCAGCACCACCACGGCCAGTCCTCGCGCAGCCTGGCCCGGCTACTGTCGGCGGTGCGTGGCCTGTACCGCTATCTCAACCGCGAAGGCCTGTGCCAGCACGACCCGGCCAGCGGCCTGAGCGCGCCCAAGGGCGAACGCCGGCTGCCCAAGGTGCTGGACACCGACCGCGCCCTGCAACTGCTCGATGGCGGTGTCGACGATGACTTCATCGCCCGTCGCGATCAGGCCATCCTCGAACTGTTCTATTCGTCGGGCCTGCGCCTGTCCGAGCTGACCAACCTCGACCTCGATCACCTCGACCTCGCCGCCGGCCTGGTGCAGGTGCTGGGCAAGGGCGGCAAGGCCCGCGTGCTGCCGGTCGGCCGCAAGGCCCGCGAAGCCTTGCAGGCCTGGTACCGCCTGCGCGGCATCGGCAACCCGCGCGACCGCGCGGTGTTCATCACCCGCCAGGGCAACCGCATCAGCCCACGGGCCGTTCAGCAACGGGTGAAGGCAGCCGGTGAGCGCGAGCTGGGCCAGCACCTGCACCCACACATGCTTCGCCATTCCTTCGCCAGCCACGTGCTGGAATCGTCCCAGGACCTGCGCGCAGTGCAAGAGATGCTCGGCCATGCCGACATCGGCACCACGCAGATCTATACCCACCTGGACTTCCAGCACCTGGCCGCGGTGTACGACAGCGCCCACCCTCGGGCCAAACGCAGCAAAGGCACAGACTCATGA
- the cyaY gene encoding iron donor protein CyaY has protein sequence MSLSEARFHDLVDATQQALEDLFDESGLDLDMENSAGVLTVKFEGGAQLIFSRQEPLRQLWLADRSGGFHFDYDEDSGKWVCEKSEELLGEMLERIVWERAGEKLDFDEI, from the coding sequence ATGAGTTTGAGTGAAGCGCGTTTCCATGATCTGGTCGACGCGACCCAACAGGCCCTGGAAGACCTGTTCGACGAGAGCGGCCTGGACCTGGACATGGAGAACTCCGCTGGCGTCCTCACCGTCAAGTTCGAAGGCGGCGCCCAGCTGATCTTCAGCCGCCAGGAGCCGCTGCGCCAGCTGTGGCTGGCCGACCGTTCCGGCGGTTTCCACTTCGACTACGACGAAGACAGCGGCAAGTGGGTGTGCGAGAAGAGCGAGGAGCTGCTGGGCGAAATGCTCGAGCGCATCGTCTGGGAGCGGGCCGGCGAGAAGCTGGACTTCGACGAGATCTGA
- a CDS encoding DUF484 family protein gives MTDQPQVVPQQSAELDAEAVVAYLRAHPTFFAEHDELLIEQRIPHQRGDSVSLVERQLKLLRDRNIEMRHRLSQLMDVARDNDRLFDKTRRLILDLLDAGSLEEVVMAVEDSLRQEFQVPFVSLILFGENVAPVGRWVSNAEAQQAIGALLGGGKTVSGNLREHELAFLFGEEQRREVGSSAVAALEYQGLHGVLAIGSRDPQHYKSSVGTLFLGYIAEVLGRVVPRVTQTLRPVR, from the coding sequence ATGACCGATCAGCCCCAGGTTGTACCCCAGCAGTCCGCCGAGCTCGATGCCGAAGCGGTGGTCGCCTACCTGCGCGCCCACCCCACCTTCTTCGCCGAGCACGACGAGCTGCTGATCGAACAGCGCATCCCGCACCAGCGTGGCGACAGCGTGTCGCTGGTGGAGCGCCAGCTCAAGCTGCTGCGCGACCGCAACATCGAGATGCGCCACCGCCTGTCGCAACTGATGGACGTGGCCCGCGACAACGATCGGCTGTTCGACAAGACCCGCCGGCTGATCCTCGACCTGCTCGACGCCGGCAGCCTGGAAGAAGTGGTGATGGCGGTCGAAGACAGCCTGCGCCAGGAGTTCCAGGTGCCCTTCGTCAGCCTGATCCTGTTCGGCGAAAACGTCGCGCCGGTCGGGCGCTGGGTCAGCAACGCCGAAGCGCAGCAGGCCATCGGTGCCCTGCTGGGCGGCGGCAAGACGGTCAGCGGCAACTTGCGCGAGCACGAGCTGGCCTTCCTGTTCGGTGAAGAACAGCGCCGGGAAGTGGGCTCCAGCGCCGTGGCTGCCCTGGAATACCAGGGTCTGCACGGGGTGCTGGCGATCGGCAGCCGCGACCCGCAACACTACAAGAGCAGCGTCGGCACCTTGTTCCTTGGCTACATTGCCGAGGTGCTTGGCCGCGTTGTGCCACGCGTTACCCAGACCCTGCGCCCGGTACGCTGA
- the lptM gene encoding LPS translocon maturation chaperone LptM has protein sequence MKRLISSLAALVAVACLVSACGQKGPLYLPEDGDNGKAHKSHQHQPKAKPAPVQEQQPELEPEQSPAQ, from the coding sequence ATGAAGCGCCTGATTTCCTCCCTCGCGGCGCTGGTCGCTGTTGCCTGCCTCGTTTCGGCCTGCGGCCAGAAAGGCCCGCTGTATCTGCCAGAAGACGGCGATAACGGCAAAGCGCACAAGTCGCACCAGCACCAGCCAAAAGCCAAGCCGGCCCCGGTACAAGAACAGCAGCCGGAGCTCGAGCCCGAGCAGTCGCCAGCGCAGTAA
- a CDS encoding DUF1289 domain-containing protein — protein MSSTQARPPKPLYSNVSPAVPSPCISVCRLDEQRVCTGCHRHVEHIREWRSADDERRRQICREAQALRDQAKAH, from the coding sequence ATGAGCAGCACCCAGGCCCGGCCGCCCAAGCCGCTCTACAGCAACGTCAGCCCCGCAGTACCGTCGCCCTGCATCAGCGTTTGCCGGCTGGACGAACAGCGGGTCTGCACGGGTTGCCACCGGCATGTCGAGCACATCCGCGAATGGCGTTCGGCCGATGACGAACGGCGCCGGCAGATCTGCCGCGAGGCCCAGGCCCTGCGCGACCAGGCTAAGGCACACTGA
- a CDS encoding ammonium transporter, whose protein sequence is MTLRKIAGLGALLSLVMPGLALAEEAAPALNSGDTAWMLTATALVLFMTIPGLALFYGGMVRSKNVLSVMMQCFAITGLMSILWVVYGYSMAFDTTGMEKGVLNFNSFVGGFSKAFLSGVTPSNLTSAAALFPEAVFITFQMTFAIITPALIVGAFAERMKFSAMLVFMGIWFTLVYAPIAHMVWSGDGALMWDWGVLDFAGGTVVHINAGIAGLVCCLVLGKRKGYPTTPMAPHNLGYTLMGAAMLWIGWFGFNAGSAAAANGTAGMAMLVTQIATAAAALGWMFAEWIGHGKPSALGIASGVVAGLVAITPAAGTVGPMGALVIGLVSGVVCYFCATSLKRKLGYDDSLDAFGVHGIGGIIGAILTGVFAAPALGGFGAVTDIGMQVWIQAKGVIFTVVYTAIVTYVILKVLDVVMGLRVSEEEESVGLDLAQHNERGYNL, encoded by the coding sequence ATGACTCTGCGTAAGATCGCAGGGCTAGGAGCCCTATTGTCCCTCGTAATGCCCGGGCTTGCCCTGGCAGAGGAAGCTGCCCCAGCGCTGAACTCCGGCGACACCGCCTGGATGCTGACCGCAACGGCGCTGGTGCTGTTCATGACCATTCCGGGCCTGGCCCTGTTCTATGGCGGCATGGTGCGTTCCAAGAACGTGCTGTCGGTGATGATGCAGTGCTTTGCAATCACTGGCCTGATGAGCATTCTCTGGGTCGTCTACGGCTACAGCATGGCCTTCGATACCACTGGTATGGAAAAGGGCGTGCTCAACTTCAATTCCTTCGTCGGCGGGTTCTCCAAGGCGTTCCTCAGCGGCGTCACGCCCTCGAACCTGACCTCGGCTGCCGCGCTGTTCCCTGAAGCGGTATTCATCACCTTCCAGATGACCTTCGCCATCATCACCCCGGCGCTGATCGTCGGTGCCTTCGCCGAGCGCATGAAGTTCTCCGCGATGCTGGTGTTCATGGGCATCTGGTTCACCCTGGTCTACGCGCCGATCGCGCACATGGTCTGGAGCGGTGACGGTGCACTGATGTGGGACTGGGGCGTGCTGGACTTCGCCGGCGGCACCGTGGTGCACATCAACGCCGGTATCGCTGGCCTGGTCTGCTGCCTGGTGCTGGGCAAGCGCAAGGGCTACCCGACCACCCCGATGGCCCCGCACAACCTGGGCTACACCCTGATGGGCGCGGCCATGCTGTGGATCGGCTGGTTCGGCTTCAACGCAGGCTCTGCCGCTGCCGCCAACGGCACCGCCGGCATGGCCATGCTGGTGACCCAGATCGCCACCGCCGCCGCGGCCCTGGGCTGGATGTTCGCCGAGTGGATCGGCCACGGTAAGCCGAGCGCCCTGGGCATCGCATCGGGCGTGGTCGCCGGCCTGGTCGCCATCACCCCGGCTGCCGGTACCGTAGGCCCGATGGGCGCCCTGGTGATCGGCCTGGTCTCGGGTGTGGTCTGCTACTTCTGCGCCACCAGCCTCAAGCGCAAGCTGGGCTATGACGACTCGCTGGATGCCTTCGGCGTGCACGGCATCGGCGGTATCATCGGCGCCATCCTCACCGGCGTGTTCGCAGCCCCGGCGCTGGGCGGCTTCGGTGCCGTCACCGACATCGGCATGCAGGTCTGGATCCAGGCCAAGGGCGTGATCTTCACCGTGGTCTACACCGCCATCGTCACCTACGTGATCCTCAAGGTGCTGGATGTGGTGATGGGCCTGCGGGTCAGCGAAGAAGAAGAGTCGGTCGGCCTCGACCTGGCTCAGCACAACGAGCGCGGCTACAACCTGTAA
- the rnk gene encoding nucleoside diphosphate kinase regulator: MSTKPSLILTRLDVQRLERLIDSLDESTPGVLALQDELDRAEQVVGHEEVPAGVVTMNSRVHCREEASGKDYHLTLVYPKDAGPEGKVSILAPIGCALLGLSVGAQIDWPAPGGKTLKLKLLEVEYQPEAAGDFDL, encoded by the coding sequence ATGAGCACCAAGCCTTCCCTCATCCTCACCCGATTGGACGTACAACGTCTGGAGCGTCTGATCGACAGCCTCGACGAGAGTACGCCGGGTGTGCTCGCCCTGCAGGACGAGCTGGACCGCGCCGAGCAGGTGGTCGGTCACGAGGAAGTCCCGGCTGGCGTGGTGACCATGAACTCGCGCGTGCACTGCCGTGAGGAAGCCAGCGGCAAGGACTACCACCTGACCCTGGTGTATCCGAAGGATGCCGGGCCGGAAGGCAAGGTCTCGATCCTGGCGCCGATCGGTTGCGCCTTGCTGGGGTTGTCGGTGGGCGCGCAGATCGACTGGCCGGCACCGGGGGGCAAGACCCTCAAGCTGAAGCTGCTGGAAGTGGAATACCAGCCGGAAGCGGCGGGCGATTTCGACCTGTAA
- the dapF gene encoding diaminopimelate epimerase — translation MLLRFTKMHGLGNDFMVLDLVSQHAHIQPKHAKQWGDRHTGIGFDQLLIVEAPSNPEVDFRYRIFNADGSEVEQCGNGARCFARFVLDKRLTAKKRIRVETKSGIIELDVQNDGQISVDMGPPRFIPAEIPFVADEQALNYPLEVDGQVHSIAAVSMGNPHAVLRVDDVRTAPVHQLGPKIENHPRFPQRVNAGFLQVIDRHRANLRVWERGAGETQACGTGACAAAVAAISQGWMDSPVSLDLPGGRLHIEWAGPGKPVVMTGPAVRVYEGQVRL, via the coding sequence ATGCTGCTGCGTTTTACCAAGATGCATGGGCTGGGCAACGACTTCATGGTCCTCGACCTGGTCAGCCAGCACGCGCACATCCAGCCCAAGCACGCCAAGCAATGGGGTGACCGCCACACCGGCATCGGCTTCGACCAGTTGCTGATCGTCGAGGCGCCGAGCAACCCGGAAGTGGACTTCCGCTACCGCATCTTCAATGCCGACGGCTCCGAGGTCGAGCAGTGCGGCAACGGTGCGCGCTGCTTCGCCCGCTTCGTGCTGGACAAGCGCCTGACCGCGAAAAAGCGCATCCGCGTGGAAACCAAGAGCGGCATCATAGAGCTGGACGTGCAGAACGACGGCCAGATCAGTGTCGACATGGGCCCACCGCGCTTCATCCCTGCCGAAATCCCCTTCGTCGCCGACGAGCAGGCGCTGAACTACCCACTGGAAGTCGACGGCCAGGTGCATTCGATTGCCGCCGTGTCCATGGGTAACCCGCATGCCGTGCTGCGTGTCGACGACGTGCGTACCGCCCCTGTGCACCAGCTGGGCCCGAAGATCGAAAACCACCCACGCTTCCCGCAGCGGGTGAATGCCGGCTTCCTCCAGGTCATCGACCGCCACCGCGCCAACCTGCGTGTGTGGGAACGTGGTGCGGGCGAAACCCAGGCCTGCGGCACCGGCGCCTGCGCCGCCGCCGTGGCGGCGATCAGCCAGGGCTGGATGGACTCCCCGGTGTCCCTCGACCTGCCCGGTGGCCGCCTGCACATCGAATGGGCCGGCCCCGGCAAGCCCGTGGTGATGACCGGCCCGGCCGTACGCGTCTACGAAGGACAGGTTCGTCTCTAA
- the sutA gene encoding transcriptional regulator SutA — protein sequence MSDDDLENDDLEVGDEDEGDEGLEAAADDGAEDAGDDDSSPAPAAKGKSKAAVSVDEMPSMEAKQKERDALAKAMEEFLARGGKVQEVEANVVADPPKKPDNKYGSRPI from the coding sequence ATGAGCGACGACGATCTGGAAAATGATGACCTCGAAGTAGGCGACGAAGACGAGGGCGATGAAGGCCTCGAAGCGGCAGCTGATGACGGCGCCGAAGACGCTGGCGATGACGACAGCAGCCCGGCACCCGCTGCCAAGGGCAAATCCAAGGCCGCGGTCTCGGTAGACGAGATGCCGAGCATGGAAGCCAAGCAGAAGGAGCGTGACGCCCTGGCCAAGGCCATGGAAGAGTTCCTCGCTCGCGGCGGCAAGGTTCAGGAAGTCGAGGCCAACGTGGTCGCCGACCCGCCCAAGAAACCGGACAACAAGTACGGCAGCCGCCCTATCTGA
- a CDS encoding HAD family hydrolase, translating into MSIKLITFDLDDTLWDTAPVIASAEVVLRDWLEANAPILGGVPVEHLFAIRERLVQAEPGLKHRISALRRRVLFHALEEVGYSEKHAQELANEGFEVFLHARHQVEIFPEVQPVLEILRHHYTLGVVTNGNADVSRLGLADYFRFALCAEDLGIGKPDPAPFLEALRRGDVEASAAVHIGDHPGDDIAGAQRAGLRAVWFNPQGKAWAGEQAPDAEIQRLSQLPDILARWR; encoded by the coding sequence ATGAGCATCAAGCTGATCACCTTCGACCTCGACGACACCCTGTGGGATACCGCGCCGGTGATTGCCAGCGCGGAAGTCGTGCTGCGCGACTGGCTCGAAGCCAACGCCCCAATCCTTGGCGGCGTGCCGGTGGAGCACCTGTTCGCCATTCGCGAGCGCCTGGTGCAAGCTGAACCCGGCCTGAAGCACCGCATCAGCGCCCTGCGCCGACGGGTGCTGTTCCATGCCCTGGAAGAAGTCGGCTACAGCGAAAAGCATGCGCAGGAGCTGGCCAACGAAGGTTTCGAAGTATTCCTGCATGCCCGTCACCAGGTGGAGATCTTCCCGGAGGTACAGCCGGTGCTGGAGATCCTGCGCCATCACTACACCTTGGGCGTGGTCACCAACGGCAATGCCGACGTGAGCCGGCTGGGGCTGGCGGACTATTTCCGCTTTGCCCTGTGTGCCGAGGACCTCGGCATCGGCAAGCCGGACCCGGCGCCGTTCCTCGAAGCCCTGCGCCGCGGCGACGTGGAAGCCAGCGCGGCGGTGCACATCGGTGACCACCCGGGCGATGACATCGCCGGCGCCCAGCGCGCCGGGCTGCGTGCGGTGTGGTTCAACCCGCAGGGCAAGGCGTGGGCAGGCGAACAGGCGCCTGATGCCGAGATCCAGCGCCTGTCGCAGTTACCCGACATCCTCGCGCGCTGGCGCTGA
- the lysA gene encoding diaminopimelate decarboxylase: MNAFNYRDGELFAEGVGLSAIAERYGTPTYVYSRAHIEAQYRSYADALQGTEHLVCFAVKANSNLGVLNVLARLGAGFDIVSGGELERVLAAGGRADRVVFSGVGKTRDDMRRALEVGVHCFNVESTDELERLQVVAAEMGKVAPVSLRVNPDVDAGTHPYISTGLKENKFGIAIADAEAIYVRAAQLPNLEVVGVDCHIGSQLTTVEPFLDALDRLLVLVDRLAECGIHLRHLDLGGGVGVRYRDEEPPLVADYIKAIRERVGDRDLALVFEPGRYIVANAGVLLTRVEYLKHTEHKDFAIIDAAMNDLIRPALYQAWMGVSAVKPRAGEGRAYDLVGPICETGDFLGKDRVLNLAEGDLLAVQSAGAYGFVMSSNYNTRGRCAEILVDGDQAFEVRRRETIAELYAGESLLPE; this comes from the coding sequence ATGAACGCTTTCAACTACCGCGACGGCGAGCTGTTCGCGGAAGGCGTGGGCCTGTCGGCCATCGCCGAACGCTACGGCACCCCGACCTACGTGTACTCGCGCGCCCACATCGAGGCCCAGTACCGTAGCTACGCCGACGCCCTGCAAGGCACCGAGCACCTGGTGTGTTTCGCGGTCAAGGCCAACTCCAACCTCGGCGTACTGAACGTGCTGGCGCGCCTGGGCGCAGGCTTCGACATCGTCTCCGGCGGTGAGCTGGAGCGCGTGCTGGCCGCTGGCGGCCGTGCCGACCGCGTGGTGTTCTCCGGCGTCGGCAAGACCCGCGACGACATGCGCCGTGCCCTGGAAGTCGGCGTGCACTGCTTCAACGTCGAATCCACCGACGAACTGGAGCGCCTGCAAGTGGTGGCCGCCGAGATGGGCAAGGTTGCCCCGGTCTCACTGCGGGTCAACCCGGACGTCGACGCCGGCACCCACCCGTACATCTCCACCGGCCTGAAAGAGAACAAGTTCGGCATCGCCATCGCCGACGCCGAGGCCATCTACGTGCGTGCCGCGCAGCTGCCGAACCTGGAAGTGGTCGGTGTCGACTGCCACATCGGTTCGCAACTGACCACCGTCGAGCCTTTCCTCGATGCCCTCGACCGCCTGCTGGTGCTGGTCGACCGCCTGGCCGAGTGCGGCATCCACCTGCGCCACCTGGACCTGGGTGGCGGTGTCGGCGTGCGTTACCGCGATGAGGAGCCGCCGCTGGTGGCCGACTACATCAAGGCGATCCGCGAGCGCGTCGGCGACCGCGACCTGGCCCTGGTGTTCGAGCCGGGCCGCTACATCGTGGCCAACGCTGGCGTCCTGCTGACTCGCGTGGAATACCTCAAGCACACCGAGCACAAGGACTTCGCCATCATCGATGCGGCGATGAACGACCTGATCCGCCCGGCCCTGTACCAGGCCTGGATGGGTGTCAGCGCGGTCAAGCCACGCGCAGGCGAAGGCCGTGCCTACGACCTGGTCGGCCCGATCTGCGAGACTGGCGACTTCCTCGGCAAGGACCGCGTGTTGAACCTGGCCGAAGGTGACCTGCTGGCCGTACAGTCCGCGGGCGCCTATGGTTTTGTCATGAGCTCCAACTACAACACCCGTGGCCGTTGCGCTGAAATCCTGGTCGACGGCGACCAGGCCTTCGAAGTACGCCGCCGCGAGACCATCGCCGAATTGTACGCTGGCGAAAGCCTGCTGCCGGAGTAA
- the glnK gene encoding P-II family nitrogen regulator, with amino-acid sequence MKLVTAIIKPFKLDDVRESLSEIGVQGITVTEVKGFGRQKGHTELYRGAEYVVDFLPKVKIDVAIDDKDLDRVIEAITKAANTGKIGDGKIFVVNLEQAIRIRTGETDTDAI; translated from the coding sequence ATGAAGCTAGTCACAGCCATCATCAAGCCGTTCAAGCTGGACGACGTGCGCGAGTCGCTGTCGGAAATCGGCGTGCAGGGCATCACCGTCACCGAAGTCAAAGGCTTCGGTCGGCAGAAGGGCCATACCGAGCTGTATCGCGGTGCTGAATACGTGGTCGATTTCCTGCCCAAGGTGAAGATCGATGTCGCCATCGATGACAAGGACCTTGATCGGGTAATCGAAGCCATCACCAAGGCAGCCAACACCGGCAAGATCGGTGACGGCAAGATTTTCGTGGTGAATCTGGAGCAGGCGATCCGTATCCGTACCGGCGAAACCGATACCGACGCGATCTAA
- a CDS encoding class I adenylate cyclase: MNHPHEIRPDLDEGIDRKVLATLRARFLRLNQGRLQRALEGLSTRQQQVLTLLPLLFHVNHPLLPGYVSGSTPAGVSGYEPSADLVVEAQRLARSFTYKARHGNPPRPIHGLFLMGSLGSLAQAEHSDMDLWVCHAPGLADELLGELRRKCQLLEAWAESLGAEAHFFLIDTQGFAQGQREGQLGSDDCGTTQHYLLLDEFYRTTIWLAGRTPLWWLVPVYQEHDYHTYTQTLLSKRFIRSQDALDLGNLAHIPPGEFVGAGLWQLFKGIDSPYKSLLKLLLTEAYASEHPAVRCLSLDYKQAVFANQLDLDELDPYVMVYRRIERYLLQRGEHARLELVRRSLYLKVNKKLSDPARANGWQRRLLQRLADEWGWDERQLALLDSRNQWKVQQVAVERRELVAELNHSYRFLSQFARTQNASSRADQRDLNVLGRRLYAAFERRAGKVEVINPGIAPDLAEGTLTLVQAPNRKEPGSHHWELYTGNLSPHEVDHFSPLKRCRELLELLTWAHRNGVIDSSTRLALHPGVSDLSEFELFNLVGCLQQSIPLPLPTVSEVRLLQPSVADEVLLLVNVAIDPLRHHRDLNILMTTERTDSLSYAGVRENLVLTLDQVTLNSWNEVLVQRYDGEHALVRCLRDFLNSPVLRGHRPRVRVRCFCHSRAQAIGQRVEEIFDTVQLLLDQGLNHRYLLQVAQHTHVLELLAGHVGLTTLAEHEALLDHLGEERSAYSPLYLDANALQDHDLHLVLEQGRPACIQVFYRLQGGWAELYVLDEYNALWQQRLPLHDEAHLLLPLQRFLRSVVMRRDARLPLDTQRAASLDIHYAQLLPSGPGKARSIEPRQAPLEGSDQPYYEVQAIIQAGVAGAAHVTLYCDQQEFSELEHGEQLYAVAARQIIGQRHGAGQYRCYITDLDLSELLDDQLGSTQLYLRYKRELEQALNEGLEQVLAQEA, from the coding sequence ATGAACCACCCCCACGAAATCCGCCCCGACCTGGACGAAGGCATCGACCGCAAGGTCCTGGCGACATTGCGTGCGCGCTTCCTGCGGCTCAACCAGGGTCGGCTGCAGCGGGCCCTGGAGGGCCTGTCGACGCGCCAGCAACAGGTGCTGACGCTGCTGCCGCTGCTGTTTCATGTGAACCACCCGTTGCTGCCGGGCTATGTCTCCGGCAGCACCCCCGCCGGCGTATCGGGCTACGAGCCAAGCGCCGACCTGGTAGTCGAGGCCCAGCGCCTGGCACGCTCGTTCACCTACAAGGCCCGCCATGGCAATCCGCCGCGGCCGATCCACGGCCTGTTCCTGATGGGCAGCCTGGGCTCGCTCGCCCAGGCCGAGCACAGCGACATGGACCTGTGGGTGTGCCATGCACCCGGTCTGGCCGACGAGCTGCTGGGCGAGTTGCGCCGCAAATGCCAACTGCTGGAGGCATGGGCGGAAAGCCTGGGTGCCGAGGCACACTTCTTCCTGATCGACACGCAAGGTTTCGCCCAGGGCCAACGCGAGGGCCAGCTCGGTTCCGACGATTGCGGCACCACCCAGCACTACCTGCTGCTGGACGAGTTCTACCGCACCACTATCTGGCTGGCCGGGCGCACACCACTGTGGTGGCTGGTGCCGGTCTACCAGGAACACGATTACCACACCTATACCCAGACCCTGCTGTCCAAGCGCTTCATCCGCAGCCAGGACGCCCTCGACCTCGGCAACCTGGCGCACATTCCGCCCGGCGAGTTCGTCGGCGCCGGCTTGTGGCAACTGTTCAAAGGCATCGACTCGCCCTACAAGTCGCTGCTCAAGCTGCTGCTGACCGAGGCCTATGCCAGCGAACACCCCGCAGTACGCTGCCTGAGCCTGGACTACAAGCAGGCAGTGTTCGCCAACCAGCTCGACCTCGACGAGCTGGACCCGTACGTGATGGTGTACCGGCGCATCGAGCGCTACCTGCTGCAGCGTGGCGAACACGCGCGCCTGGAGTTGGTGCGGCGCAGCCTGTACCTGAAGGTGAACAAGAAGCTCAGCGACCCGGCCCGGGCCAATGGCTGGCAACGCCGGCTGTTGCAGCGCCTGGCCGACGAGTGGGGCTGGGACGAGCGCCAGTTGGCCCTGCTGGACAGTCGCAACCAATGGAAAGTGCAGCAGGTTGCCGTCGAGCGCCGCGAGCTGGTGGCCGAACTGAACCACAGCTACCGCTTTCTCAGCCAGTTCGCCCGCACTCAGAACGCCAGCAGCCGCGCCGACCAGCGCGATCTCAATGTGCTGGGCCGGCGCCTTTACGCGGCCTTCGAGCGCCGCGCCGGCAAGGTCGAAGTGATCAACCCCGGTATCGCCCCGGACCTGGCCGAAGGCACCCTGACCCTGGTCCAGGCGCCTAACCGCAAAGAGCCCGGCAGCCACCACTGGGAGCTGTACACCGGCAACCTGAGCCCCCATGAGGTGGACCACTTCAGCCCGCTCAAGCGTTGCCGCGAACTACTCGAACTGCTGACCTGGGCCCATCGCAACGGGGTGATCGACAGCAGCACGCGTCTGGCGTTGCACCCGGGTGTCAGCGACCTCAGCGAATTCGAGCTGTTCAACCTGGTCGGCTGCCTGCAGCAGAGCATCCCCCTGCCCTTGCCGACCGTCAGCGAAGTGCGCCTGCTGCAACCCAGCGTTGCCGACGAGGTGCTGCTGCTGGTCAACGTCGCCATCGACCCACTGCGCCACCACCGCGACCTGAACATCCTGATGACCACCGAGCGTACCGACTCGTTGAGCTATGCAGGCGTGCGCGAAAACCTGGTCCTGACCCTGGACCAGGTCACCCTCAACAGCTGGAACGAGGTACTGGTCCAGCGCTATGACGGCGAGCACGCGCTGGTGCGCTGCCTGCGCGACTTCCTCAACAGCCCCGTGCTGCGCGGCCACCGGCCGAGGGTGCGGGTGCGCTGCTTCTGCCACAGCCGCGCCCAAGCCATCGGCCAACGCGTGGAGGAAATCTTCGACACCGTGCAGCTGCTGCTGGACCAGGGCCTGAACCACCGCTACCTGCTGCAGGTGGCCCAGCACACCCATGTGCTGGAGCTGCTGGCCGGGCACGTCGGCCTCACCACCCTGGCCGAGCACGAGGCACTGCTGGACCACCTAGGCGAAGAGCGTAGCGCCTACAGCCCGCTGTACCTGGATGCCAACGCCCTGCAGGACCATGACCTGCACCTGGTGCTGGAGCAGGGCCGGCCGGCCTGCATCCAGGTGTTCTACCGCCTGCAGGGTGGCTGGGCCGAGCTGTACGTGCTGGATGAATACAATGCCCTGTGGCAGCAACGCCTGCCTCTGCACGACGAAGCCCACCTGCTGTTGCCGCTGCAGCGCTTTCTGCGTTCGGTGGTGATGCGCCGTGATGCCCGGCTGCCGCTGGACACCCAGCGCGCGGCCTCACTGGACATCCACTACGCGCAACTGTTGCCTTCCGGGCCAGGCAAGGCGCGCAGCATCGAGCCGCGCCAGGCCCCGCTCGAGGGTAGCGACCAGCCTTACTATGAGGTGCAGGCGATCATCCAGGCCGGAGTGGCGGGTGCGGCGCACGTGACGCTGTATTGCGACCAGCAGGAGTTTTCCGAACTGGAGCATGGTGAACAGCTGTATGCGGTAGCCGCCCGGCAGATCATCGGGCAGCGACATGGTGCAGGGCAGTACCGCTGCTACATCACTGACCTGGATTTGTCCGAGTTGCTGGATGACCAGCTGGGGTCGACGCAGCTGTACCTGCGCTACAAGCGGGAGCTGGAGCAGGCTTTGAACGAGGGGTTGGAGCAGGTTTTGGCGCAAGAAGCTTGA